In Pyrus communis chromosome 1, drPyrComm1.1, whole genome shotgun sequence, the following are encoded in one genomic region:
- the LOC137732929 gene encoding uncharacterized protein → MGPVNGTDSCLSEPDMNDDSPWNVESSAGSASDCDSGSGSGMVSVADDSPVAEEKKQSPKSACAGAERNLSPGIFSSDAADELTTLVSGGSPSLNQQRPPQRLFPTRKVISPTSQEKLCKAMKSIELHSEEHPSCKANLCFGKQTERTICGAQGPDQIKRAKLSIKVQNNLNPKNEKINSHPKGIPKASKVSATPPRFTTGCTSIRTCSESAIAFSQRQMQDIESLATKLTNELQTMKEIAEERLLPEVYHATPLKYNANEVRMAIKNVTRVEASAKRLLSMMSRDCNRFCKIMKMADIDADASENVANKDKEGKKIVFADEAGEKLCHVKFFENDLATFSDQNLDFLVK, encoded by the exons ATGGGACCTGTTAACGGAACTGATTCATGTCTGTCTGAGCCTGACATGAATGATGATTCACCTTGGAATGTTGAATCCAGTGCTGGCTCTGCTAGTGATTGTGACTCGGGCTCTGGTAGTGGTATGGTTTCTGTTGCGGACGATTCCCCCGTGGCTGAGGAGAAGAAGCAATCCCCCAAGTCTGCCTGTGCTGGTGCAGAAAGAAACTTGTCTCCAGGGATCTTTTCTTCTGATGCTGCTGACGAGCTTACAACACTAGTGAGTGGTGGGAGTCCTAGTTTAAACCAGCAGCGTCCTCCTCAAAGGCTCTTTCCGACCAGGAAG GTCATTTCACCAACTTCCCAAGAAAAACTGTGTAAGGCCATGAAGTCAATTGAGTTACACAGTGAAGAACATCCCA GTTGTAAGGCGAATCTATGTTTTGGAAAACAAACCGAGAGGACAATTTGTGGAGCTCAAGGGCCTGATCAGATCAAGAGAGCGAAATTGTCTATCAAAGTGCAAAACAACCTGAATCCGAAGAATGAGAAGATTAATTCCCACCCTAAAGGCATCCCTAAAGCCTCCAAGGTTTCTGCAACACCACCGCGTTTTACCACCGGGTGTACTTCAATCCGAACCTGTTCGGAGAGTGCCATTGCATTCTCGCAACGCCAGATGCAGGACATTGAATCCCTTGCAACGAAACTCACAAATGAGTTACAGACCATGAAGGAAATAGCAGAAGAAAGATTACTGCCCGAGGTCTATCATGCTACACCCTTGAAATATAATGCAAACGAG GTGCGGATGGCTATTAAGAACGTAACTAGAGTCGAAGCATCTGCGAAAAGGTTACTTTCCATGATGTCAAGGGACTGCAACCGGTTTTGTAAAATCATG AAAATGGCTGATATCGACGCCGATGCTTCTGAAAATGTTGCAAACAAGGACAAGGAGGGGAAGAAGATTGTGTTTGCTGATGAAGCTGGGGAAAAGCTCTGCCATGTCAAGTTTTTTGAGAATGACTTGGCAACATTTTCAGATCAAAATCTGGATTTTCTGGTTAAATAA
- the LOC137746769 gene encoding uncharacterized protein: MGGFGVGLYSEVRPAVDAETCASSGSNNEFMALLKLVGSPLIPLQVHCDNALSRPVKDCSIEASTAKYIVQQYVAAIGGLAHAVGEVKMVGSEMRQGDDSVHVQSKVNSEVGGFVLWQKNPDLWYLELVVSGLKVSAGSDGKVVWNQSGSQPCHANKGPPRPLRRFFQVYTVLGLDPRSTANLFLDATCTGEKNINKEECFILKLETPTEILQSQSTPQTEIVHHTIWGYFSQRTGLLIQFEDTKLVKMRSRNDDVFWETTMETVIGDYRYVDGINIAHGGKTSALLYRYGHAYNQKRRIEETWRIDEVDFNICGLSMDCFLPPADLKGEDGGGDQ, encoded by the exons ATGGGAGGATTTGGGGTTGGATTATATAGTGAGGTGAGGCCGGCTGTAGATGCAGAGACG TGTGCCTCGTCAGGATCAAACAATGAGTTCATGGCATTGCTCAAGCTTGTTGGTTCTCCTCTCATCCCCCTTCAGGTTCATTGTGACAATGCACTCTCCCGCCCTGTTAAAGATTGTTCCATT GAGGCTTCTACGGCCAAATATATAGTGCAACAATATGTGGCGGCAATCGGGGGACTGGCGCACGCCGTTGGGGAGGTTAAGATGGTGGGATCCGAAATGCGCCAAGGTGATGATAGTGTACACGTTCAGAGCAAAGTCAACAGCGAGGTTGGTGGGTTTGTCCTATGGCAAAAGAATCCCGACTTGTGGTACTTGGAATTGGTTGTTTCCGGCTTGAAAGTCAGTGCTGGAAGTGATGGCAAGGTCGTGTGGAATCAATCTGGCTCACAACCTTGCCACGCTAATAAAGGCCCCCCAAGACCCCTCCGTCGCTTCTTTCAGGTATATACAGTTTTAG GTTTGGACCCCAGGAGCACAGCCAACTTGTTCCTAGATGCAACGTGCACAGGAGAGAAAAACATCAACAAAGAAGAATGCTTCATCCTCAAGCTCGAAACCCCCACGGAAATACTCCAATCCCAAAGCACTCCCCAGACTGAAATAGTCCATCACACCATCTGGGGCTACTTCAGCCAGCGGACGGGACTGCTAATCCAGTTCGAGGACACCAAGCTGGTCAAGATGAGGTCGCGAAACGACGACGTTTTCTGGGAGACGACGATGGAGACGGTGATCGGGGACTACAGATACGTCGACGGGATAAACATAGCGCACGGCGGTAAAACGTCGGCTTTGCTGTACAGGTACGGACACGCTTACAACCAGAAGAGGAGGATTGAGGAGACGTGGAGGATTGACGAAGTGGATTTTAATATTTGTGGGTTGTCCATGGATTGCTTTCTGCCTCCGGCTGATCTTAAGGGGGAAGATGGCGGTGGAGATCAATAA
- the LOC137717388 gene encoding uncharacterized protein yields the protein MDSDDDFELLSAEAAPPVRETKLKRLKKAIRVSEKPPVDKSESGRVNPSEFEALSLEESNDPPRLGLGSEGLGGEGDSNSGFDGLGGGEVEMSSDSDGLGGGGEIDSGFDCLGGEGEMNSSFDGLGGGEDGNGAKRVLDFDSAGEEFGKEGEDLNKEMPEESGGVRVEETDKKRRGSDGFEEEENKKKKKRAKIKTGAAEGIRTTEKERREHLKQLHAESQRLLRETRDAAFKPIPLVQKPISSVLEKIRKRKLEVSQKCSSTGDYKVLKVATEESIASQAGKGNSANEVCIDGSNDKEEHSSRGNVSSGMDVDEEPKQTFRAPIDDTQDLFSDNQTTGDKDGLPNDDSKSPLEEVFAPSILAMNLKLDSAPPDDVSSDEDYNDKENIAPYSSEVADVPSSPIGDPVRAFVDDEAEEEDDSDHDLHRFEDSEDDEDDGDAAELNDMIATGYEERPVDNERRNELHQKWLEQQDASGTVKLMQKLKFGSKQKETELGKEKDADVQEDQEFGDENAEDEEFGNEDAEDSAPANAVRMNLRELKQMMPLLYTDNDDVYLSSDDDETEKRLSKQCLSEKAEMQATFLSPAEDESSREVFGHIKKLNIVPDTKKAKVPSFPNMLLAGGDRSISSKSSFLGRGPSHSLPSSNKHGLSTVRSFILVQGDSNSRSSMSEDSSDMVQREILPKKTTAAKLSKSKAKFGTQTSSPDAESTEAVANTDTLAEADAQKDRSAGAGAWTDALAVPTPAGSSLLTILRQPSLPSKRCTGGITVDQIESVLASFENGRKSMRANGQVYRT from the exons ATGGACAGCGACGACGATTTCGAGCTGCTGTCAGCGGAGGCTGCTCCGCCAGTCCGGGAAACGAAGCTGAAGCGcttaaagaaagcaattaggGTTTCCGAAAAACCTCCCGTCGACAAATCGGAGAGCGGCCGAGTGAATCCCTCCGAATTCGAAGCTCTAAGCTTGGAGGAATCGAATGATCCGCCAAGGTTAGGGTTGGGTTCGGAAGGTTTGGGCGGTGAAGGGGATTCTAATTCCGGATTTGACGGCTTGGGCGGTGGTGAAGTTGAAATGAGTTCTGATTCCGACGGGTTGGGCGGTGGAGGGGAAATCGATTCCGGTTTTGATTGTTTGGGCGGTGAAGGTGAAATGAATTCGAGTTTTGATGGTTTGGGTGGCGGCGAAGATGGCAACGGAGCTAAGagggttttggattttgattctGCGGGAGAGGAATTTGGCAAAGAAGGCGAAGATCTAAACAAGGAGATGCCGGAAGAAAGTGGGGGTGTGAGGGTAGAAGAGACGGACAAGAAACGGCGTGGTTCTGATGGCTTTGAGGAAGaggagaacaagaagaagaaaaagagggcCAAGATCAAAACCGGGGCTGCCGAGGGCATAAGGACGACTGAAAAA GAAAGACGAGAGCATCTGAAGCAACTGCATGCTGAATCTCAGAGACTTTTGCGAG AAACCAGAGATGCAGCATTTAAACCCATACCACTTGTTCAGAAGCCGATATCTTCAGTACTGGAGAAAATTCGGAAAAGAAAACTGGAGGTTTCACAAAA ATGTAGTAGTACAGGAGATTATAAGGTACTGAAAGTGGCAACTGAGGAGTCAATTGCATCCCAGGCCGGAAAGGGGAATAGTGCAAATGAGGTGTGCATTGATGGGTCTAATGATAAGGAGGAGCATTCAAGCCGTGGAAATGTGTCTTCCGGGATG GATGTTGACGAGGAACCCAAGCAAACATTTCGAGCACCTATTGATGATACTCAG GACCTGTTTTCTGATAACCAGACTACCGGCGATAAGGATGGTCTGCCAAATGATGATTCCAAAAGTCCGCTGGAAGAGGTTTTTGCACCGTCCATACTTGCAATGAACTTAAAACTTGACTCTGCTCCTCCTGATGATGT TTCTTCTGACGAGGACTACAATGACAAAGAAAATATTGCTCCTTATTCGTCTGAAGTGGCTGACGTGCCTTCATCTCCAATCGGCGATCCTGTCAGAGCTTTTGTGGATGATGAAGCTGAGGAAGAAGACGACAGTGATCATGACCTGCATCGGTTCGAAGATAGTGAGGACGATGAGGATGATGGAGATGCTGCGGAGCTTAATGATATGATAGCAACTGGATATGAAGAAAGGCCAGTTGATAATGAAAGACGGAATGAACTCCATCAAAAGTGGCTCGAGCAACAGGATGCTTCTGGAACAGTAAAACTTATGCAGAAGCTGAAGTTTGGttctaaacaaaaagaaacagagTTAGGCAAAGAGAAAGATGCAGATGTACAGGAAGATCAAGAGTTTGGTGATGAAAATGCAGAAGATGAAGAGTTTGGTAATGAAGATGCAGAAGATTCAGCACCCGCAAATGCTGTGCGAATGAACTTACGAGAGCTAAAGCAAATGATGCCTCTACTGTATACTGATAATGATGATGTATACCTGTCATCTGATGATGATGAAACAGAAAAGAGACTATCTAAACAGTGCCTGTCTGAGAAAGCT GAAATGCAGGCTACTTTCTTGTCACCGGCAGAGGATGAAAGTTCAAGAGAAGTTTTTGGTCATATAAAGAAACTGAATATTGTGCCTGATACTAAGAAGGCCAAAGTCCCTT CCTTCCCTAATATGCTTCTCGCGGGAGGAGACAGGAGCATATCATCAAAG TCGTCCTTCTTAGGTCGGGGGCCAAGTCATTCTCTGCCCTCATCCAATAAGCATGGACTGAGCACAGTTCGTTCTTTTATCTTAGTACAAGGTGACAGCAATAGTAGGAGCTCAATGTCGGAGGATTCTTCAGACATG GTACAGAGGGAGATTCTACCGAAAAAGACTACTGCAGCCAAGCTTAGCAAGTCCAAAGCAAAGTTTGGTACTCAGACATCGTCACCTGATGCGGAATCAACTGAAGCTGTTGCGAATACAGACACATTGGCTGAAGCCGATGCACAGAAAGACAGATCAGCTGGAGCTGGTGCGTGGACGGACGCATTAGCTGTCCCCACACCAGCTGGATCTTCGTTACTCACGATATTAAGGCAGCCTTCCTTGCCATCAAAGCGATGCACTGGGGGGATTACGGTTGACCAAATCGAATCCGTCTTAGCTTCGTTCGAAAACGGGAGGAAATCGATGCGGGCGAACGGACAAGTATACAGAACCTAA
- the LOC137746684 gene encoding transcription repressor OFP8-like, translated as MAKRSFKLKFPRVIPLIQFCRPKHNSTLPAIYRLSPVNAKAMDIGFPSLTLPVPPPSAPEHPSVKCHVSSKPTKSLGCGSCRSRSSTRFISDCTVEIKSSADNDKLSHNYNYNNYNNNFMSPISETENYYRKKRNEEKRKTKRKKSKLKAKPELPFINVSSGNWFSGEFDGGEEISEESGTPIYSSRSFSTEFSLVMDTIGQKISGPHKQSSKKRPNSGDYDKVRRPNSDSDSKKSVGTTGGEFGKIKTVLRPMRACRGEEGKVRESVAVVKKSEDPYEDFRRSMMEMIMEKQIFEAKELEELLHCFLTLNSRHYQDVIVEAFSEIWELLFSDPSDQVGNLNSHIVVFAPHCLLNY; from the coding sequence ATGGCTAAACGCTCCTTTAAGCTCAAATTCCCCCGGGTTATCCCGCTAATCCAATTCTGTCGCCCCAAACACAACTCCACTTTACCGGCAATTTACCGGCTGTCCCCCGTAAACGCCAAAGCCATGGACATCGGCTTCCCCAGCCTCACCCTCCCGGTCCCGCCACCGTCCGCACCGGAGCACCCCTCCGTAAAGTGCCACGTGTCATCCAAGCCCACCAAATCCCTCGGCTGCGGATCGTGTCGGTCCCGGTCATCCACGCGATTCATCTCCGACTGCACCGTCGAAATCAAATCATCCGCAGATAATGACAAACTTAgtcataattataattataataactataataataattttatgtcGCCGATTTCGGAAACCGAGAATTATTACAGGAAGAAGCGGAACGAGGAGAAGAGGAAGACGAAGAGGAAGAAATCGAAATTGAAAGCGAAACCGGAGCTTCCGTTTATAAATGTTTCGTCGGGAAACTGGTTCAGCGGCGAATTCGACGGCGGCGAAGAGATCAGCGAAGAAAGCGGAACTCCGATCTACTCTTCCAGAAGCTTCTCGACCGAATTTTCGCTGGTGATGGACACCATAGGCCAGAAGATCTCGGGACCGCACAAGCAGAGCAGCAAGAAGAGACCTAACAGTGGCGATTACGATAAGGTTCGTAGACCGAATTCAGATTCGGATTCGAAGAAATCGGTGGGGACGACGGGTGGCGAGTTCGGAAAGATAAAGACGGTGCTGCGGCCGATGAGGGCGTGCAGGGGGGAAGAGGGGAAGGTGAGGGAGAGCGTGGCGGTGGTGAAGAAGTCGGAGGATCCCTACGAGGACTTTAGAAGGTCGATGATGGAGATGATCATGGAAAAACAGATATTCGAGGCCAAGGAGTTGGAAGAGCTCCTCCATTGTTTCTTGACTTTGAATTCCCGCCATTACCAGGACGTTATTGTGGAGGCGTTTTCTGAGATTTGGGAGCTCTTGTTTTCCGACCCTTCGGACCAAGTGGGAAATTTGAATTCTCATATTGTCGTTTTTGCCCCTCATTGTTTACTAAATTactaa
- the LOC137717108 gene encoding COP9 signalosome complex subunit 4-like — protein sequence MESAFASASAISDQRQKIEQYKHILSTVISSSDVVQAKKFIDHLLSDDVPLVVSRQLLQIFAQELGRWEPETQKEIAHYALSQIRVVSFEEQVMIIREKLAELYESEQQWSKAAQMLSGINLDSGTRAVDDTFKLSKCVQIARLYLEDDDAVNAEAFIHKASFLITTIQHEVLTLEYKICYARILDLKRRFLEAALRYYDFSQIEKRQIGDQEIDEEALEQALSAAVTCTILAAAGPQRSRVLATLYKDERCSKLKIYPILQKVYLERILRKPEIEAFAEELKPHQKALLPDNFTVLDRAMIEHNLLSASKLYTNISFEELGTLLGIEPHKAEKIASKMIYEDRMRGSIDQV from the exons ATGGAGAGTGCCTTCGCGAGCGCCTCTGCGATCTCCGACCAGCGGCAGAAGATCGAGCAGTACAAGCACATTCTCTCCACCGTGATTTCTTCAAGCGACGTCGTTCAGGCCAAGAAGTTCATCGATCACT TGTTGTCGGATGATGTTCCGTTGGTGGTTTCCCGGCAGCTTTTGCAGATTTTTGCCCAGGAGTTGGGGCGGTGGGAGCCGGAGACCCAGAAGGAGATTGCCCACTATGCCCTTTCTCAGATTCGTGTCGTTTCATTCGAAGAACAG GTGATGATAATAAGAGAGAAACTTGCGGAATTGTACGAGTCTGAGCAACAATGGTCAAAAGCAGCTCAGATGCTCAGTGGAATTAATCTCGACTCAGGAACGAG AGCCGTTGATGACACATTCAAGTTATCAAAATGTGTCCAAATTGCTCGCCTATATCTCGAG GACGATGATGCCGTGAATGCAGAAGCTTTTATTCATAAGGCTTCATTCTTGATTACAACTATTCAGCATGAAGTTTTGACTTTAGAGTACAAG ATTTGTTATGCAAGGATTTTAGATTTAAAGAGAAGGTTCTTGGAAGCAGCATTACGTTATTATGATTTTTCTCAGATTGAAAAGAGGCAAATAGGAGATCA AGAGATTGATGAGGAAGCACTGGAGCAAGCTCTATCTGCTGCAGTTACATGTACAATTTTAGCCGCAGCAGGACCCCAACGTTCTCGTGTTCTTGCTACTTTGTACAAA GATGAGCGATGCTCAAAGTTAAAAATATATCCAATACTACAAAag GTATATTTGGAGAGAATTTTGAGGAAACCCGAAATTGAGGCATTTGCTGAAGAGTTAAAGCCACATCAG AAAGCACTTCTTCCAGACAACTTTACAGTATTAGATCGTGCAATGATTGAACATAATCTTCTGAGTGCCAGCAAACTTTACACCAATATAAG TTTTGAAGAATTGGGCACTTTGCTGGGAATTGAGCCTCATAAG GCCGAGAAGATTGCATCAAAAATGATATATGAGGACAGAATGAGGGGATCTATTGATCAGGTATGA
- the LOC137732921 gene encoding outer envelope pore protein 24B, chloroplastic-like, with translation MKASLKGKYETDKSGAAANVAFFASDVKFRASLTDATFAAGPSLNGLVLAVEKPGSFIIDYNVPKQDLRFQFMNSVRVVGKPLNLNYIHMRGDNRTILDGTLVLDSANKVSANHVLGSRNGKFKYSYLHGGATTFEPSYDLAKNSWDFAVAQRVYDDVFRASYQTSSKLLGLEWSRSSKINGSFKVSASVNLAEERKMPTLTAESTWDFEM, from the exons ATGAAGGCATCTTTGAAGGGCAAGTATGAAACTGACAAGAGCGGTGCCGCCGCAAACGTCGCCTTCTTCGCCAGCGATGTCAAGTTCCGAGCTTCCCTCACCGATGCCACCTTCGCCGCTGGACCCAGCTTAAATGGCCTGGTCCTCGCCGTCGAGAAACCCGGTTCCTTCATCATCGATTACAACGTCCCCAAACAG GACTTGAGGTTTCAGTTCATGAACTCGGTTAGGGTTGTGGGGAagccgttgaatttgaattacattcaCATGAGGGGAGACAACCGGACGATTCTGGACGGAACCCTGGTGCTCGATTCGGCCAACAAGGTGTCGGCGAATCACGTGCTTGGCTCGAGGAACGGGAAGTTCAAGTACTCTTATCTGCACGGCGGAGCGACGACATTTGAGCCGTCGTATGATTTGGCCAAGAATTCGTGGGATTTCGCGGTGGCCCAGAGGGTTTATGATGATGTTTTCAGGGCCTCGTACCAGACGTCGAGCAAGTTGTTGGGGTTGGAGTGGTCGAGGAGTTCTAAAATCAATGGCTCTTTTAAG GTTTCAGCATCTGTCAATTTGGCGGAGGAACGAAAGATGCCAACATTAACTGCTGAGAGTACCTGGGATTTTGAGATGTGA